The proteins below come from a single Crossiella sp. CA-258035 genomic window:
- a CDS encoding serine/threonine-protein kinase has protein sequence MTDPGMRWTSGDFLQLPRLSVPDPESTLAEPRPVPERERHCGNEECHQPVGRGYAGRPGRTEGYCGNCGAPYSFSPKLTPGVVVEQRYEVRGCLPRGGQGWVYLAWDNHLGCHVVLKGLINTGGAAAAAAALSERERHALTVLDHPNIVRIINFVRHPDPVAGQDNQYIVMEHVGGLSLHELRLRALRQEEPLPLEHVLMYLLEVLAAFRYLHDRKLLYCDLKPSNVIRGVDRIKLIDFGGVRRIGDHSTPAVGTSGYQVPEQERATRGLSVGSDLYSVGKTLESLFKVTPEGKTLETRRRPRGPLAHPVDSLLALIERAADPVPERRFGSAAELADQLTGLLFEVQSLRDGRERSLPGTLFRPSPRVLDAGLGAVPLLEVWTDPGQDPLAPLDFGLPTLAEGATRLPVPRADPADPAAAFLTAVRAEEPRALLAKLGTAQHRSAGVLLAECRAQLELGWPELAADTLAEAVRADDRPAGANWRITWHQALVALARADLPAATACLREITGLLAGEAAPKLALGFCAEHQGEAEEAEGRYQAVWQRDRLRVSAAFGLARLRLRAGKRADAVRVLDEVPQVSLHHAAARIAALRILCGVIGSVPPAAADVRAAAVRLPELYLDAGEPTGSGRTRLTALVQAVALRGKEFAELGESRALGPAPTEASLRRLLESSYRRLAGHAGSTAEVVRLVDLANAVRPRSWR, from the coding sequence ATGACTGATCCCGGCATGCGCTGGACCAGCGGCGACTTCCTCCAGCTGCCCCGGCTGAGCGTGCCCGACCCGGAGTCCACGCTGGCCGAGCCGCGGCCGGTGCCCGAGCGGGAACGGCACTGCGGCAACGAGGAGTGCCACCAACCGGTCGGCCGCGGCTACGCGGGCAGGCCCGGCCGCACCGAGGGCTACTGCGGCAACTGCGGGGCGCCTTACTCCTTCTCGCCGAAGCTGACCCCTGGCGTGGTGGTGGAGCAGCGCTACGAGGTGCGCGGCTGCCTGCCCCGCGGCGGCCAGGGCTGGGTGTACCTGGCCTGGGACAACCACCTCGGCTGCCACGTGGTGCTCAAGGGGCTGATCAACACCGGTGGCGCGGCGGCCGCGGCGGCTGCGCTCTCGGAACGGGAGCGGCACGCGCTGACCGTGCTGGACCACCCGAACATCGTGCGCATCATCAACTTCGTCCGGCACCCCGATCCCGTTGCCGGGCAGGACAACCAGTACATCGTGATGGAGCACGTGGGCGGGCTGTCCCTGCACGAGCTGCGGCTGCGCGCGCTGCGGCAGGAGGAGCCGCTGCCGCTGGAGCACGTGCTGATGTACCTGCTGGAGGTGCTGGCCGCCTTCCGCTACCTGCACGACCGGAAGCTGCTCTACTGCGATCTCAAGCCCAGCAACGTGATCCGCGGGGTGGACCGGATCAAACTGATCGACTTCGGCGGCGTTCGGCGGATCGGCGACCACAGCACGCCCGCGGTGGGCACCAGCGGCTACCAGGTGCCGGAGCAGGAACGCGCGACGCGCGGACTCAGCGTCGGCTCGGACCTGTACTCGGTGGGCAAGACCCTGGAGAGCCTGTTCAAGGTGACCCCGGAGGGCAAGACGCTGGAGACCCGCCGCCGTCCGCGCGGGCCGCTGGCGCACCCGGTGGACTCGCTGCTCGCGCTGATCGAGCGGGCCGCGGATCCGGTGCCGGAGCGCCGGTTCGGCTCCGCGGCCGAGCTGGCCGACCAGCTCACCGGGCTGCTGTTCGAGGTGCAGTCGCTGCGGGACGGCCGGGAGCGCTCGCTGCCGGGAACGCTGTTCCGGCCGAGCCCCCGGGTGCTCGACGCCGGGCTGGGCGCGGTGCCGCTGCTGGAAGTGTGGACCGACCCCGGGCAGGATCCGTTGGCGCCACTGGACTTCGGCCTGCCCACCCTGGCCGAGGGAGCCACCAGGCTGCCGGTGCCGCGAGCCGATCCGGCCGACCCGGCGGCCGCCTTCCTCACCGCGGTGCGCGCGGAGGAGCCCAGGGCGCTGCTGGCCAAGCTCGGTACCGCGCAGCACCGTTCGGCCGGGGTGCTGCTCGCCGAGTGCCGGGCGCAGCTGGAACTGGGCTGGCCGGAGCTGGCCGCGGACACCCTGGCCGAGGCCGTGCGCGCGGACGACCGGCCGGCCGGGGCGAACTGGCGGATCACCTGGCACCAGGCGCTGGTCGCGCTGGCCCGGGCCGACCTGCCGGCCGCGACCGCCTGCCTGCGCGAGATCACCGGACTGCTCGCCGGGGAGGCCGCGCCCAAGCTGGCCCTGGGTTTCTGCGCCGAGCACCAGGGCGAGGCCGAGGAGGCCGAGGGCCGCTACCAGGCGGTGTGGCAGCGCGACCGGCTGCGGGTGAGCGCGGCCTTCGGGCTGGCCAGGCTGCGGCTGCGGGCCGGGAAGCGGGCGGACGCGGTGCGGGTGCTGGACGAGGTGCCGCAGGTGTCCCTGCACCACGCGGCCGCCCGGATCGCCGCGCTGCGCATCCTGTGCGGCGTCATCGGTTCCGTGCCGCCCGCCGCGGCGGACGTGCGCGCGGCGGCAGTCCGGCTGCCCGAGCTGTACCTGGACGCGGGCGAGCCCACCGGCTCCGGCCGGACCCGGCTCACCGCGCTGGTGCAGGCGGTGGCCTTGCGCGGCAAGGAGTTCGCCGAGCTGGGCGAGAGCAGGGCACTGGGTCCCGCGCCCACCGAAGCCAGCCTGCGCCGGCTGCTGGAGAGCTCCTACCGGCGGCTGGCCGGGCACGCGGGCAGCACCGCCGAGGTGGTTCGGCTGGTCGACCTGGCCAACGCGGTCCGACCGAGATCCTGGAGGTGA
- the nirD gene encoding nitrite reductase small subunit NirD, producing MTAVDAWVPVCRYTALLPERGAAALLPGGAQVALFRTHDGEVHALGNVDPFSQAAVISRGIVGDRAGEPVVTSPMHKQPFALRTGECLDNAAVSLPRYAVKVDAGTVYVELP from the coding sequence ATGACCGCTGTCGACGCCTGGGTGCCGGTGTGCCGCTACACCGCCCTGCTCCCCGAACGTGGCGCCGCCGCCCTGCTGCCGGGCGGCGCGCAGGTCGCGCTGTTCCGCACGCACGACGGGGAGGTGCACGCGCTGGGCAACGTGGACCCGTTCAGTCAGGCCGCGGTGATCTCCCGCGGCATCGTCGGCGACCGGGCCGGCGAGCCGGTGGTCACCTCGCCCATGCACAAGCAGCCCTTCGCCCTGCGCACCGGCGAGTGCCTGGACAACGCGGCGGTGTCGCTGCCGCGCTACGCGGTGAAAGTGGACGCGGGCACCGTCTACGTGGAGCTGCCGTGA
- a CDS encoding NarK family nitrate/nitrite MFS transporter — MTTADRTARRGWIDHWEPEDPGFWARTGRRVANRNLVFSILAEHLGFSVWLLWSVVAVSLPAAGFAFSVDQLFWLVAVPNLLGALLRLPYTFAVPRFGGRAWTAISASLLLIPTGLLAWCVSDPATPYWMFLVVAGTAGLGGGNFASSMANISFFYPESRKGFALGLNAAGGNLGVAVVQLAVPLVISASTGINLAYAGLMWLPVIIIAAACAWLFMDSLTVARSDFRSYAAAVFQPHTWVMSFLYIGTFGSFIGYSAALPLLINSTFPESKAGYFAFLGALVGSLSRPFGGWLADRWGGGRVTLWTFVTMGVGVAGVLAGLAQHSFPLFLGAFLWLFITAGVGNGSTYRMIPAIFAARVAEPAQAKRQAAAVIGIAGAVGALGGFLITRAFAMSLTGSGSLAPALYTFLAFYGLCLAVTWWCYLRRRVLAVRVPSLAHAGV; from the coding sequence GTGACCACCGCTGACCGCACCGCCCGACGAGGCTGGATCGACCACTGGGAACCCGAGGACCCCGGGTTCTGGGCGCGCACCGGGCGCCGGGTGGCGAACCGCAACCTGGTCTTCTCCATCCTGGCCGAGCACCTGGGCTTCTCGGTGTGGCTGCTGTGGAGCGTGGTGGCGGTCAGCCTGCCCGCGGCGGGCTTCGCCTTCTCCGTGGACCAGCTGTTCTGGCTGGTCGCGGTGCCCAACCTGCTCGGCGCGCTGCTCCGGCTGCCCTACACCTTCGCGGTGCCGCGCTTCGGCGGGCGGGCCTGGACCGCGATCAGCGCCTCGCTGCTGCTCATCCCCACCGGGCTGCTCGCCTGGTGCGTCTCCGACCCGGCCACGCCGTACTGGATGTTCCTGGTGGTGGCGGGCACCGCGGGGCTGGGCGGCGGCAACTTCGCCTCCTCGATGGCCAACATCTCCTTCTTCTACCCGGAGTCGCGCAAGGGGTTCGCGCTCGGGCTGAACGCGGCGGGCGGCAACCTCGGGGTGGCCGTGGTGCAGCTGGCGGTGCCGCTGGTGATCTCCGCGAGCACCGGGATCAACCTGGCCTACGCGGGGCTGATGTGGTTGCCGGTGATCATCATCGCGGCGGCCTGCGCCTGGCTGTTCATGGACTCGCTGACCGTGGCCCGCTCGGACTTCCGCTCCTACGCCGCCGCGGTGTTCCAGCCGCACACCTGGGTGATGTCCTTCCTCTACATCGGCACCTTCGGCTCCTTCATCGGCTACTCGGCCGCGCTGCCGCTGCTGATCAACTCCACCTTCCCGGAGTCCAAGGCCGGGTACTTCGCCTTCCTCGGCGCGCTGGTCGGCTCGCTGTCCCGGCCCTTCGGCGGCTGGCTGGCCGACCGGTGGGGCGGCGGGCGGGTGACGCTGTGGACCTTCGTCACGATGGGCGTCGGGGTGGCCGGGGTGCTGGCCGGGCTGGCGCAGCACAGCTTCCCGCTGTTCCTGGGCGCGTTCCTGTGGCTGTTCATCACCGCGGGCGTGGGCAACGGCTCCACCTACCGGATGATCCCGGCCATCTTCGCGGCCAGGGTGGCCGAGCCCGCGCAGGCGAAACGGCAGGCCGCGGCGGTGATCGGCATCGCGGGCGCGGTCGGCGCGCTGGGCGGGTTCCTGATCACCAGGGCCTTCGCCATGTCGCTGACCGGCTCGGGCTCGCTGGCCCCGGCGCTGTACACCTTCCTGGCCTTCTACGGGCTCTGCCTGGCCGTGACCTGGTGGTGCTACCTGCGGCGACGGGTGCTCGCCGTGCGGGTGCCCAGCCTCGCGCACGCCGGAGTGTGA
- the nirB gene encoding nitrite reductase large subunit NirB codes for MTRTLVVVGNGMVGHRLVQAVRERDLAGTWRIVVLAEEPRPAYDRVALSSYVDSWDELALRLPGAEFDGDDRVELCLGEPAAAVDTAERTVITSTGRIIGYDALVLATGSAPFVPPVPGHDLPGCFVYRTIADLDEIRVAAEGVRSGVVVGGGLLGLEAANVLRGLGLDTSVVELAPRLMPVQVDEGGGALLRRKIESLDINVHCGVSVQRVEPGLRLALSDGGELDTGLLVFSAGIRPRDQLARAAGLDVGPRGGIAVDSACRTSDPHVYAIGECALAGGQVYGLVGPGYAMAEVVADRLLGGAAEFTGADTSTKLKLLGVDVASFGDAHATAPNALEVVHSDPVSGRYQKLVVSDDASTLLGGVLVGDASAYALLRPLVGRALPGEPGALLAGPSAGGGVGIGAMPEDAQVCSCHAVTKAQIRCAITENGCADVPSLKSCTKAGTGCGSCVPMLKQLLTACGVEQSTALCEHFAHSRAELFEIVRATGIRTFSELVGKHGAGRGCDICKPVVASILASLGSPHVLDGEQASLQDTNDHFLANIQRNGTYSVVPRIPGGEITPAKLLVIAEVARDFDLYTKITGGQRIDLFGATVDQLPLIWRRLVDAGFESGHAYGKALRTVKSCVGDTWCRYGVQDSVGLAVELELRYRGLRSPHKIKAGVSGCARECAEARSKDFGVIATEEGWNLYVGGNGGFTPRHAELLAADVDRETLIRLIDRFLMFYVRTADRLQRTAGWIEAMDGGLDHLRAVVVEDSLGIAEELETAMAKHVENYADEWRGVLEDEEKLSRFASFVNAPGTPDPSISFRSERGQPVPVRLGIPEVTAR; via the coding sequence ATGACTCGCACGCTCGTCGTCGTCGGCAACGGCATGGTCGGCCACCGCCTGGTGCAGGCGGTCCGGGAACGCGACCTGGCCGGGACCTGGCGGATCGTGGTGCTCGCCGAGGAACCGCGCCCCGCCTACGACCGGGTCGCACTCTCGTCCTATGTGGACAGTTGGGATGAGCTGGCGCTGCGGCTGCCCGGCGCGGAGTTCGACGGCGACGACCGCGTCGAGCTGTGCCTGGGCGAGCCCGCGGCCGCGGTGGACACCGCCGAGCGGACCGTGATCACCAGCACCGGCCGCATCATCGGCTACGACGCGCTGGTGCTGGCCACCGGCTCGGCCCCGTTCGTGCCGCCGGTGCCCGGCCACGACCTGCCCGGCTGCTTCGTCTACCGCACCATTGCCGACCTGGACGAGATCCGGGTCGCCGCCGAGGGCGTGCGCTCCGGCGTGGTGGTCGGCGGCGGGCTGCTCGGCCTGGAGGCGGCCAACGTGCTGCGCGGCCTCGGCCTGGACACCTCGGTGGTGGAGCTGGCGCCGCGGCTGATGCCGGTGCAGGTGGACGAGGGCGGCGGCGCGCTGCTCCGGCGCAAGATCGAGAGCCTGGACATCAACGTCCACTGTGGAGTGTCGGTGCAGCGGGTGGAGCCCGGTCTGCGGCTGGCCCTTTCCGACGGCGGCGAGCTGGACACCGGGCTGCTGGTGTTCTCCGCCGGCATCCGGCCACGGGACCAGCTGGCCCGCGCGGCCGGGCTGGACGTGGGGCCGCGCGGCGGCATCGCGGTCGACTCCGCCTGCCGCACCAGCGATCCGCACGTCTACGCGATCGGCGAGTGCGCGCTGGCCGGTGGCCAGGTCTACGGCCTGGTCGGGCCCGGCTACGCGATGGCCGAGGTGGTCGCGGACCGGCTGCTGGGCGGCGCGGCCGAGTTCACCGGGGCGGACACCTCCACCAAGCTCAAGCTGCTCGGCGTGGACGTGGCCAGCTTCGGCGACGCGCACGCCACCGCACCCAACGCCCTGGAGGTCGTGCACAGCGACCCGGTGTCCGGCCGCTACCAGAAGCTCGTGGTCTCCGATGACGCGTCCACCCTGCTCGGCGGCGTGCTGGTCGGTGACGCCTCGGCCTACGCGCTGCTGCGCCCGCTGGTCGGCCGCGCGCTGCCCGGCGAGCCCGGCGCGCTGCTGGCCGGGCCGAGCGCCGGCGGCGGGGTCGGCATCGGCGCGATGCCCGAGGACGCCCAGGTCTGCTCCTGCCACGCGGTGACCAAGGCGCAGATCCGGTGCGCCATCACCGAGAACGGCTGCGCGGACGTGCCCTCGCTGAAGTCCTGCACCAAGGCGGGCACCGGCTGCGGCTCCTGCGTGCCCATGCTCAAGCAGCTGCTCACCGCCTGCGGGGTGGAGCAGTCCACCGCGCTGTGCGAGCACTTCGCGCACTCCCGCGCCGAGCTGTTCGAGATCGTGCGCGCCACCGGCATCCGCACCTTCAGCGAGCTGGTCGGCAAGCACGGCGCCGGCCGCGGCTGCGACATCTGCAAGCCGGTGGTGGCCTCCATCCTGGCCTCGCTGGGCTCCCCGCACGTGCTCGACGGCGAGCAGGCCTCCTTGCAGGACACCAACGACCACTTCCTGGCCAACATCCAGCGCAACGGCACCTACTCGGTGGTGCCGCGCATCCCCGGCGGCGAGATCACCCCGGCCAAGCTGCTCGTCATCGCCGAGGTGGCCAGGGACTTCGACCTCTACACCAAGATCACCGGCGGCCAGCGGATCGACCTGTTCGGCGCCACCGTGGACCAGCTGCCGCTGATCTGGCGACGGCTGGTGGATGCCGGGTTCGAGTCCGGGCACGCCTACGGCAAGGCGCTGCGCACGGTGAAGTCCTGCGTGGGCGACACCTGGTGCCGCTACGGCGTGCAGGACTCGGTCGGCCTGGCGGTGGAGCTGGAGCTGCGCTACCGCGGCCTGCGCTCCCCGCACAAGATCAAGGCCGGGGTCTCCGGCTGTGCCAGGGAATGCGCGGAGGCCAGGAGCAAGGACTTCGGCGTGATCGCCACCGAGGAGGGCTGGAACCTCTACGTGGGCGGCAACGGCGGCTTCACGCCCCGGCACGCCGAACTGCTGGCCGCCGACGTGGACCGGGAGACGCTGATCCGGCTGATCGACCGGTTCCTGATGTTCTACGTGCGCACCGCGGACCGCTTGCAGCGCACCGCGGGCTGGATCGAGGCCATGGACGGCGGCTTGGACCACCTGCGCGCGGTGGTGGTCGAGGACAGCCTCGGCATCGCCGAGGAGCTGGAGACCGCGATGGCCAAGCACGTGGAGAACTACGCGGACGAGTGGCGCGGGGTGCTGGAGGACGAGGAGAAGCTGAGCCGCTTCGCCTCCTTCGTCAACGCGCCCGGCACACCCGATCCGAGCATCTCGTTCCGCAGCGAGCGCGGGCAGCCGGTGCCCGTGCGGCTGGGTATACCGGAGGTGACCGCACGATGA
- a CDS encoding serine protease, giving the protein MGAGTGDQAVGTRAEQPWRLRLCAEDGRVLGAGALLGGRYVLTCAHVLPGPEVLVDLSGHGGREPLPARVVEDQLAPLEEDGTGDLALLELAGELPAAWGARLRDGRLAPGRPVAAYGFPVGAPHGMWARAELSRAAGPGAEWVQLDALQPGNRVRLGFSGAGVLDEASGDVVGLVVSEYSAEGSVVAWMQPVRTIARYLPVVTEWVDRAPLPPVRLPELDGWLPHRGPGDVLVVITGEAGSARSEALLALAARLGSALVVIDVAGRTAAEAARLIAERTGQPPAGGMTVVLVGVDASAEPQALVTEVLNPLAERGAAVVAGYRAADSPSLAAIRAPGTVSGAQASPPRTDTLGARIAALAALEADVRRLWGEDGPRFAGEPDPPDRASRLRPWLSAVRRLPEAERGPRLAECAPRVDRALRKATEARNRLLVRRQRLRELRGLVQAYQRMAAEHGLAEDTGLDARYREALRRTMIRPCVLAEAEAAVQDYLRAVVRLVRDD; this is encoded by the coding sequence GTGGGGGCTGGCACTGGGGACCAGGCAGTCGGCACACGGGCGGAGCAGCCTTGGCGGCTGCGCCTGTGTGCTGAGGACGGCCGGGTCCTTGGCGCCGGCGCCCTGCTCGGCGGCAGGTACGTGCTGACCTGCGCGCACGTCCTGCCAGGCCCGGAGGTGCTGGTCGACCTCAGCGGCCACGGCGGCCGGGAGCCGCTGCCCGCCAGGGTGGTCGAGGACCAGCTGGCGCCGCTGGAGGAGGACGGCACCGGCGACCTCGCGCTGCTGGAGCTGGCCGGGGAGCTGCCCGCGGCCTGGGGCGCGCGGCTGCGGGACGGGCGCCTCGCGCCCGGTCGTCCGGTGGCCGCCTACGGGTTCCCGGTCGGCGCGCCGCACGGGATGTGGGCGCGGGCCGAGCTGTCCAGGGCGGCCGGGCCGGGCGCGGAGTGGGTGCAGCTGGACGCGCTGCAGCCGGGCAACCGGGTGCGGCTCGGGTTCAGCGGGGCCGGGGTGCTGGACGAGGCCAGCGGCGACGTGGTCGGGCTGGTGGTCAGCGAGTACAGCGCGGAGGGCTCGGTGGTGGCCTGGATGCAGCCGGTGCGCACCATCGCCCGGTACCTGCCGGTGGTCACCGAGTGGGTGGACCGCGCGCCGCTGCCGCCGGTGCGCCTGCCCGAGCTGGACGGCTGGCTGCCGCACCGGGGACCGGGCGACGTGCTGGTGGTGATCACCGGCGAGGCGGGTTCGGCGCGGTCGGAGGCGTTGCTGGCGCTGGCCGCCCGGCTGGGTTCGGCGCTGGTGGTCATCGACGTGGCCGGGCGGACCGCGGCCGAGGCGGCCCGGCTGATCGCCGAGCGGACCGGGCAGCCGCCCGCGGGCGGGATGACCGTGGTGCTGGTCGGGGTGGACGCCTCGGCCGAGCCGCAAGCGCTGGTCACCGAGGTGCTGAACCCGTTGGCGGAGCGGGGCGCCGCGGTGGTCGCCGGGTACCGGGCGGCGGACTCGCCCAGCCTGGCCGCGATCCGCGCGCCCGGCACGGTCTCCGGTGCGCAGGCCTCCCCGCCGCGGACGGACACCCTCGGCGCGCGGATCGCCGCGCTGGCCGCGCTGGAGGCGGATGTGCGGCGGTTGTGGGGCGAGGACGGGCCCCGGTTCGCCGGGGAGCCGGATCCGCCGGACCGGGCGAGCAGGCTGCGGCCCTGGCTGAGCGCGGTGCGCAGGCTGCCCGAGGCCGAGCGCGGGCCGCGGCTGGCCGAGTGCGCGCCGCGGGTGGACCGGGCGCTGCGCAAGGCCACCGAGGCGCGCAACCGGCTGCTGGTGCGGCGGCAGCGGCTGCGCGAGCTGCGCGGGCTGGTTCAGGCCTATCAGCGGATGGCCGCCGAGCACGGGCTGGCCGAGGACACCGGGCTGGACGCGCGGTACCGGGAGGCGTTGCGGCGCACCATGATCCGGCCGTGCGTGCTGGCCGAGGCGGAGGCCGCGGTGCAGGACTACCTGCGCGCGGTGGTGCGGCTGGTGCGCGATGACTGA
- a CDS encoding extracellular solute-binding protein, translated as MTRALLVFLAALLLAAGCTAPRADAQVSLLASWTGPEEATFTEILNEFRKNTGIRVEYRGTRALGQVLKAEVAGGRPPDIAVLPGFGDLMPYIRQGQVRPVETAPAADNEQWRRLRQGGLAKQYAVPVKVDLKGLVFSRSPGPDRAEELLAAGDWCLGLESGATSGWPGTDWVENLLLQRAGSEVYQRWVAGDLPWTDERVRQAWTDFGRVLGPRAAAALFTDFWDAGRAMFDDPPGCRREHQASFIATGYGGRPAPVPEYGEHFDFRPFPAFPGAAQASPFSADLAARFTDNPAATRLLQHLAGHAWPQPGPPALADRLRERLAGQDTLCFDGSDLMPVELRTMFYRAALEYVADRTKLDELLRRLEQVRRTLQDDQDRRYSWVTVSCGR; from the coding sequence ATGACCAGGGCACTGCTGGTCTTCCTCGCGGCGCTGCTGCTGGCCGCGGGCTGCACCGCGCCGCGCGCCGACGCCCAGGTGAGCCTGCTCGCCTCCTGGACCGGGCCCGAGGAGGCGACCTTCACCGAGATCCTCAACGAGTTCCGCAAGAACACCGGCATCCGGGTCGAGTACCGGGGCACCCGCGCGCTCGGGCAGGTGCTCAAGGCCGAGGTCGCGGGCGGGCGGCCGCCGGACATCGCGGTGCTGCCGGGCTTCGGCGACCTCATGCCCTACATCCGCCAGGGGCAGGTCCGGCCGGTGGAGACCGCGCCCGCGGCGGACAACGAGCAGTGGCGGCGGCTGCGGCAGGGCGGGCTGGCCAAGCAGTACGCGGTGCCGGTCAAGGTCGACCTCAAGGGCCTGGTCTTCTCGCGGTCTCCCGGCCCGGACCGCGCGGAGGAGCTGTTGGCCGCCGGTGACTGGTGCCTGGGCCTGGAGTCGGGGGCCACCTCGGGCTGGCCGGGCACCGACTGGGTGGAGAACCTGCTGCTGCAACGCGCGGGCTCCGAGGTCTACCAGCGCTGGGTGGCCGGCGACCTGCCGTGGACCGATGAGCGGGTGCGCCAGGCCTGGACCGACTTCGGCCGGGTGCTCGGCCCGCGCGCCGCCGCCGCGCTGTTCACCGACTTCTGGGACGCGGGCCGGGCCATGTTCGACGATCCGCCCGGCTGCCGCCGCGAGCACCAGGCCTCCTTCATCGCCACCGGCTACGGCGGCCGCCCGGCCCCGGTCCCGGAATACGGCGAGCACTTCGACTTCCGCCCGTTCCCCGCCTTCCCGGGGGCCGCCCAGGCCAGTCCGTTCTCCGCCGACCTGGCCGCCCGCTTCACCGACAACCCGGCGGCCACCCGGCTGCTCCAGCACCTGGCCGGGCACGCCTGGCCGCAACCGGGCCCGCCCGCGCTGGCCGACCGCCTGCGCGAGCGGCTCGCGGGCCAGGACACGCTGTGCTTCGACGGCTCCGACCTGATGCCGGTGGAGCTGCGCACGATGTTCTACCGCGCGGCGCTGGAGTACGTTGCCGACCGGACCAAGCTGGACGAGCTGCTGAGGCGGCTGGAACAGGTGCGCCGGACCCTGCAGGACGACCAGGACCGCCGCTACAGCTGGGTGACCGTCTCTTGTGGACGGTGA
- a CDS encoding CU044_2847 family protein produces MSELVRFELAGGGEVTVELEEQPGVVRAARPGQVLQKARAGFTDALSEVRTAAEAALRQFQEMGPDEVELKFGVKLDAQAGAVIARTGVQGHFEVKLKWQRQPGPLEEVVEEQAPAKES; encoded by the coding sequence ATGAGCGAGCTGGTGCGCTTCGAGCTGGCCGGGGGCGGCGAGGTCACGGTGGAGCTGGAGGAGCAGCCGGGCGTGGTCCGCGCGGCCCGGCCGGGCCAGGTGCTGCAGAAGGCGAGGGCCGGTTTCACCGACGCGCTCAGCGAGGTGCGGACCGCGGCCGAGGCGGCGCTGCGCCAGTTCCAGGAGATGGGGCCGGATGAGGTGGAGCTGAAGTTCGGCGTGAAGCTGGACGCCCAGGCCGGCGCGGTGATCGCGCGGACCGGGGTGCAGGGGCACTTCGAGGTCAAGCTGAAGTGGCAGCGCCAGCCGGGTCCGCTGGAGGAAGTGGTGGAGGAGCAGGCCCCGGCCAAGGAGAGCTAG
- a CDS encoding vWA domain-containing protein, which yields MRFRTKVHAHRWLSTTDDLLSVVLVVDGTGLTGADTPPAAAEVIMVDCSGSMSLPPSKIAAARRATAAAVDALRDGVRFALVAGTDTASLLYPLAPRMATADERSRAEARQAAAAMVASGGTAMGSWLLLARDLLAAHPGAIRHAILLTDGQNVGETPEQLEAALRACAGEFTCDARGIGADWKPAELRRITAALRGRADAVRAEADLAEDFTGMVAEAMRKVVPEVRIRVQTRPGTEIRFLRQVFPVAADLTAEAVAVGEGLTEFSTGSWSADLRHFNLGLTVGPAGAPHGQDVPVGSVRLLAVPPGTTAAEEVGEPEPLLVHWTEDEARFSQVDPYVGHYRGQERLRRLVIEGCEALDAGDRAAAADLLGEAVRLATASGNTEQLDRIGQLAEIEDAAAGRIRLTDELSKVDINWLDGGSGISVVPGQQLPVPASEPLPDRRCPVCELVWPGAHRFCEECKGALD from the coding sequence ATGCGTTTCCGGACCAAGGTGCACGCCCACCGCTGGCTGTCCACCACCGACGACCTGCTCTCGGTGGTACTGGTGGTGGACGGCACCGGACTGACGGGCGCGGACACCCCGCCCGCCGCGGCCGAGGTGATCATGGTGGACTGCTCCGGCTCGATGTCGTTGCCGCCCAGCAAGATCGCGGCTGCTCGCCGGGCCACCGCGGCCGCGGTGGACGCGCTGCGCGACGGCGTGCGCTTCGCGCTGGTCGCGGGCACCGACACGGCCAGCCTGCTGTACCCGCTGGCGCCGAGGATGGCCACCGCTGACGAGCGGAGCCGGGCCGAGGCCAGGCAGGCCGCGGCGGCCATGGTGGCCAGCGGCGGCACCGCGATGGGCAGCTGGCTGCTGCTGGCCCGCGACCTGCTGGCCGCGCATCCCGGCGCGATCCGGCACGCGATCCTGCTCACCGACGGCCAGAACGTCGGCGAGACCCCCGAGCAGCTGGAAGCGGCGCTGCGGGCGTGCGCGGGCGAGTTCACCTGCGATGCCAGGGGGATCGGCGCGGACTGGAAGCCCGCGGAACTGCGCCGGATCACCGCCGCGCTGCGCGGCCGGGCGGACGCGGTGCGCGCCGAGGCCGACCTGGCCGAGGACTTCACCGGCATGGTCGCCGAGGCGATGCGCAAGGTGGTGCCCGAGGTGCGCATCCGGGTGCAGACCAGGCCCGGCACGGAGATCCGGTTCCTGCGGCAGGTGTTCCCGGTCGCGGCCGACCTGACCGCGGAGGCGGTGGCGGTGGGCGAGGGCCTCACCGAGTTCAGCACCGGCTCGTGGAGCGCGGACCTGCGGCACTTCAACCTCGGCCTCACGGTCGGCCCGGCGGGCGCGCCGCACGGGCAGGACGTCCCGGTCGGCTCGGTGCGGCTGCTGGCCGTCCCGCCGGGGACCACCGCGGCCGAGGAGGTCGGTGAGCCGGAACCGCTGCTGGTGCACTGGACCGAGGACGAGGCCCGGTTCAGCCAGGTCGACCCCTACGTCGGGCACTACCGGGGGCAGGAACGGTTGCGGCGACTGGTCATCGAGGGCTGCGAGGCACTCGACGCCGGCGACCGGGCCGCGGCCGCCGACCTGCTCGGCGAGGCGGTCCGGCTGGCCACCGCCTCCGGCAACACCGAGCAGCTGGACCGGATCGGCCAGCTGGCCGAGATCGAGGACGCGGCCGCCGGGCGGATCAGGCTGACGGACGAACTGTCCAAAGTGGACATCAACTGGCTGGACGGCGGTTCGGGGATCTCGGTCGTGCCCGGCCAGCAGCTGCCCGTGCCCGCGAGCGAGCCGCTGCCGGACCGCCGCTGCCCGGTGTGCGAGCTGGTCTGGCCGGGTGCGCACCGGTTCTGCGAGGAGTGCAAGGGGGCACTGGACTGA